The following proteins come from a genomic window of Mycolicibacterium rufum:
- a CDS encoding WcbI family polysaccharide biosynthesis putative acetyltransferase — protein MDPLAGRTRHYRDFYAPAAEQDAPLWLVVGNCQAEALRRVLDNVPGRPFRTARIPPVHEFTADDLPYLDALLAQTAVLLSQPIRADYRDLPVGTAQLADRLPAGAVSVRWPVVRYAGLYPFQAIVRRPADRSLNPPVVPYHDLRTVSAARAGRSPGDPWDVDISADQVRSVAAYSRGELARRENRDCDVGVSDLLESLGVDAAHTINHPGNPLLEALAQRLLDRLGVPLTVAGVDGVLLSSVTAPLEARVLEALGIAGAARPHWCRDGEVISPQTVHAAQLRWYRDNPDFVDLTVERHGIVMELLGLLTRSGRV, from the coding sequence GTGGACCCCCTCGCCGGACGTACCCGGCACTACCGCGACTTCTACGCGCCCGCCGCTGAGCAGGACGCACCGCTGTGGTTGGTGGTCGGCAACTGCCAGGCCGAGGCGCTGCGACGCGTCCTCGACAACGTCCCGGGCCGGCCGTTCCGCACGGCACGCATCCCGCCCGTGCACGAGTTCACCGCCGACGATCTGCCGTATCTCGATGCCCTTCTCGCCCAGACCGCGGTGCTCCTGAGCCAGCCGATCCGGGCGGACTACCGCGACCTGCCGGTGGGCACCGCTCAGCTCGCCGACCGGTTGCCCGCCGGCGCCGTGAGCGTTCGCTGGCCAGTGGTCCGGTACGCGGGCCTCTACCCGTTCCAGGCGATCGTCCGCCGCCCCGCCGACCGGTCGCTGAACCCACCGGTGGTGCCGTACCACGACCTGCGGACGGTGTCGGCGGCGCGGGCCGGGCGATCGCCCGGCGACCCGTGGGACGTCGACATCAGCGCTGATCAGGTCAGGTCGGTGGCCGCCTACAGCCGCGGTGAACTCGCCCGGCGGGAGAACCGTGATTGCGACGTCGGCGTCTCGGATCTGCTGGAGTCGCTGGGCGTCGACGCCGCGCACACGATCAACCATCCGGGCAATCCTTTGCTGGAAGCGCTCGCCCAGCGCCTCCTCGACCGGCTCGGTGTGCCGCTGACCGTCGCTGGAGTCGACGGCGTCCTGCTGTCCTCCGTCACCGCGCCTCTCGAGGCGCGGGTGCTCGAGGCGCTCGGGATCGCCGGGGCCGCGCGGCCACACTGGTGCCGTGACGGCGAGGTCATCTCCCCTCAGACCGTGCACGCCGCGCAGCTGAGGTGGTACCGGGACAATCCCGACTTCGTCGACCTGACCGTGGAACGTCACGGAATCGTCATGGAATTGCTTGGGCTGCTGACCCGTTCGGGGCGGGTATGA
- a CDS encoding mycothiol transferase → MADIDAARELLRDSFTRLIEHADDLTDGLTDDVAYYRPTPEANTIAWLLWHSARIQDAQLCDIAGLEQIWFREGWVDRFDLDLPRDAHGYGHTPEEVAKVRASAELLGGYYHAVHRESLSYVASVSADELARVIDERWTPPVTASSRLVSIVDDAAQHLGQAAYIRGIVPTT, encoded by the coding sequence ATGGCCGACATCGATGCTGCCCGCGAGCTCCTGCGCGATTCGTTCACCCGTCTGATCGAGCACGCCGACGATCTGACCGACGGCCTCACCGACGACGTCGCGTACTACCGGCCGACGCCGGAGGCCAACACGATCGCCTGGCTGCTGTGGCACAGCGCGCGCATCCAGGACGCGCAGCTGTGCGACATCGCCGGCCTGGAGCAGATCTGGTTCCGGGAGGGCTGGGTCGACAGGTTCGACCTCGACCTGCCGCGCGACGCCCACGGGTACGGCCACACCCCCGAGGAGGTGGCGAAAGTCCGCGCGTCGGCCGAGCTGCTCGGCGGCTACTACCACGCCGTGCACCGCGAGTCGCTGTCCTATGTGGCGTCGGTGTCGGCCGACGAACTGGCACGGGTCATCGACGAGCGGTGGACGCCGCCGGTGACGGCGAGCTCGCGGCTGGTCAGCATCGTCGACGACGCCGCGCAGCACCTCGGTCAGGCCGCCTACATCCGAGGCATCGTCCCGACGACTTGA
- a CDS encoding glycosyltransferase, producing the protein MRTSGLPLRQVWTAAVAELTGALDPGPVHVQFTDRLFGDTPHAAARAIADLARRTTVTATLHDLPQPSDGANTARRRAAYAEVVASCAGVVVSSAHERELLRDSGIDVAPVVVIPLPIAPREPAAIRPVPHRAIGVFGFLYPGKGHDEVIAATAALPPDVEVHALGEASAGHGDLVDDLTEQARRLGRRFHLTGHIPDHRLTEVLQRIAVPVVAHTHVSASGSLGSWLSASRRPLARENRYTREVEDRNPGMLALYPADGLREAIRFALDTPESTWLQKDSVPRPTPSDTALAYHDFFERWHR; encoded by the coding sequence ATGCGAACGAGTGGGCTGCCCCTGCGTCAGGTCTGGACGGCGGCGGTCGCAGAGCTGACCGGCGCCCTCGACCCGGGCCCGGTGCACGTGCAGTTCACCGATCGACTCTTCGGGGACACACCGCACGCCGCGGCCCGGGCGATCGCGGATCTGGCCCGACGCACCACGGTGACGGCGACGCTGCACGACCTGCCACAGCCGTCGGACGGCGCGAACACCGCGCGCCGCAGGGCGGCGTACGCCGAGGTCGTCGCGTCGTGCGCCGGTGTGGTCGTCAGCAGCGCGCACGAACGGGAACTGTTGCGCGACAGCGGTATCGACGTTGCCCCGGTCGTAGTCATTCCGCTACCCATCGCGCCGCGAGAGCCCGCCGCGATCCGTCCGGTGCCGCACCGCGCGATCGGCGTCTTCGGCTTCCTCTACCCAGGCAAGGGGCACGATGAGGTGATCGCGGCCACGGCGGCCCTGCCGCCGGATGTCGAGGTCCACGCCCTCGGGGAGGCCTCCGCAGGGCATGGCGATCTCGTCGACGACCTCACCGAGCAGGCCCGTCGCCTCGGTCGGCGGTTCCACCTGACCGGACACATCCCCGATCACCGGTTGACCGAGGTTCTGCAACGGATCGCGGTTCCCGTCGTCGCGCACACTCACGTGTCGGCGTCCGGGTCGCTCGGTTCCTGGCTCTCGGCATCCCGGCGACCGCTGGCGCGGGAGAACAGGTACACCCGGGAAGTCGAGGACCGCAACCCGGGCATGCTTGCGCTGTACCCGGCCGACGGGCTCAGGGAGGCGATCCGCTTCGCGCTCGACACGCCGGAATCCACCTGGCTGCAGAAGGATTCGGTGCCGCGCCCGACGCCCTCCGACACCGCGCTGGCCTACCATGATTTTTTCGAGCGGTGGCACCGATGA
- a CDS encoding glycosyltransferase, which produces MSRPVPFPLTDGRFCVPGNHWDLLDGRPGRFAAVAVVIPFFEQQDDLNRVLSALDAQDYPAHLIEVAVADDGSRRPPDTSASSLRCTVVRQQDRGFRAAAARNLGAAATGAEILCFLDADTVPEPGYLREISRLPSLLPDALVVGRRRHADLDGWSAADLRRWWDGEHAPTVLDEPQWLTDAYARTGDLAAADHSAYRFVISSVMCCSRELFTAVGGFDESFDRYGGEDWEFAHRARCCGAVLHHARRAVAWHNGPDWAGRDVADRAAAKNAEALALARLVTDPAARSHGLRYEIPDIAVHIDADAHGSGSLVATIRGFLAHDVGIWLTGQQSRTLYERTRLEDERVHIGPVPERIRRSSRFLVSVNGRPALPADGVADLVRRCSATDVAAVSAHAGSSAVTVQASWAANRFRRWTQGPVRLAEPDAVAFGAVERHRSDAFGMTEVDREPDLSW; this is translated from the coding sequence ATGAGCCGGCCTGTGCCGTTCCCGTTGACCGACGGCCGGTTCTGCGTGCCGGGCAATCACTGGGACCTCCTCGACGGCAGGCCGGGCCGATTCGCCGCTGTGGCGGTGGTCATTCCGTTCTTCGAGCAGCAGGACGATCTGAACCGGGTGCTGTCAGCGCTCGACGCACAGGACTATCCGGCGCACCTCATCGAGGTCGCGGTGGCCGACGACGGATCGCGGCGACCGCCCGACACCTCGGCGTCGTCACTGCGATGCACCGTGGTTCGTCAGCAGGACCGCGGATTCCGCGCTGCCGCAGCGCGCAACCTCGGTGCCGCCGCCACCGGCGCGGAGATCCTCTGCTTTCTCGATGCCGACACCGTGCCCGAACCCGGCTATCTGCGCGAGATCTCGCGACTGCCGTCCCTGCTCCCCGATGCCCTGGTGGTCGGCCGCCGCCGTCACGCCGACCTCGATGGCTGGTCGGCAGCCGACCTGAGGCGATGGTGGGATGGTGAGCACGCGCCGACCGTCCTGGACGAACCGCAGTGGTTGACGGATGCCTATGCGCGCACCGGCGACCTCGCCGCCGCCGACCACAGCGCCTACCGCTTTGTGATCAGCTCGGTGATGTGCTGCAGCCGTGAGCTTTTCACCGCAGTCGGAGGTTTCGACGAATCGTTCGACCGCTACGGCGGCGAGGACTGGGAGTTCGCCCATCGAGCCCGGTGCTGTGGCGCGGTTCTGCACCACGCGCGCCGCGCGGTGGCCTGGCACAACGGCCCCGACTGGGCGGGGCGCGACGTGGCCGACCGCGCGGCCGCCAAGAACGCCGAGGCGCTCGCGCTGGCCCGTCTGGTCACCGATCCTGCCGCCCGCAGTCACGGATTGCGCTACGAGATCCCCGACATCGCCGTGCACATCGACGCCGACGCGCACGGTTCGGGTTCCCTGGTCGCCACGATCCGCGGTTTCCTCGCCCACGACGTCGGCATCTGGCTGACCGGGCAGCAGTCCCGCACGCTGTACGAGCGGACGCGGCTCGAGGACGAGCGGGTGCACATCGGTCCTGTGCCGGAAAGGATTCGGCGCAGCTCCCGCTTCCTGGTGTCGGTGAACGGCCGCCCCGCACTGCCGGCCGACGGCGTCGCCGACCTGGTGCGCCGCTGCTCGGCGACCGACGTGGCGGCGGTGTCGGCGCACGCGGGATCGTCGGCGGTGACGGTTCAGGCGTCCTGGGCGGCGAATCGGTTCCGGCGGTGGACGCAGGGACCGGTGCGCCTTGCCGAGCCGGACGCCGTCGCGTTCGGCGCCGTCGAGCGCCACCGCAGCGACGCCTTCGGCATGACGGAGGTGGACCGCGAGCCCGACCTCTCATGGTGA